A stretch of Linepithema humile isolate Giens D197 chromosome 3, Lhum_UNIL_v1.0, whole genome shotgun sequence DNA encodes these proteins:
- the Papss gene encoding bifunctional 3'-phosphoadenosine 5'-phosphosulfate synthase isoform X3 — MSSSYEDVISPPNKKFMTTCANVSEQAHHVSRAKRGQAIGNIRGFRGCTVWLTGLSGAGKTSISFQVEAILVNHGIPAYGLDGDNVRSGLNCNLTFSKQDRKENIRRVAEVAKLFADSGQICLCSFVSPFEEDRQMAKQVHRDADLPFFEVFVDTPLQVCEARDTKGLYKKARQGAIKGFTGIDQMYERPTNPDLIVKTENCTPEESALTVIEFLKKHHIIPQFEKPTSLIRELFVSDSRLTSAKLEAETLQCVEISELDVQWVQVLAEGWATPLTGFMREHQYLQAQHLRCLLIDGKEVNQSVPIVLAISTADKNRLENSSAVALRHKDKILAILRRPEFYYHRKEERCSWQFGTNNLEHPYVKIIYDSGDWLMGGDLEVLEKIKWHDGLDKYRLTPNEIRVRCQKMKADALFAFQLRNPIHNGHALLMQDTRKRLLEERGFKNPVLLLHPLGGWTKDDDVPLTIRMLQHKAILDEGILDAKSTLLAIFPSPMMCNGMQKPE; from the exons ATGTCATCGAGCTATGAAGATGTTATATCACCgccgaataaaaaatttatgacg acTTGTGCTAATGTGTCAGAGCAAGCGCATCATGTATCAAGAGCAAAACGAGGACAAGCAATTGGCAATATTCGTGGCTTTCGAGGTTGCACAGTATGGTTGACCGGACTCTCAGGTGCTGGCAAGACGTCTATTTCGTTTCAGGTGGAAGCTATTTTAGTGAATCACGGTATTCCTGCATATGGCCTAGACGGCGACAACGTTAGAAGCGGTCTGAACTGCAATCTGACTTTTAGCAAACAagatagaaaagaaaacattagAAGAGTAGCTGAAGTGGCAAAACTTTTTGCCGATAGCGGACAGATTTGTCTCTGTAGCTTTGTATCGCCTTTCGAAGAAGATAGACAGATGGCGAAGCAAGTTCATAGAGATGCTGACTTGCCTTTCTTTGAAGTATTCGTAGATACACCTTTGCAAGTTTGTGAAGCTCGTGACACTAAAGGGCTGTACAAAAAAGCCCGACAAGGCGCCATTAAAGGCTTCACCGGTATTGATCAAATGTACGAGAGACCCACAAATCCTGATTTAATTGTCAAGACTGAAAATTGTACTCCTGAAGAATCCGCTTTAActgttattgaatttttaaaaaaacatcacATCATTCCACAATTTGAAAAACCTACGAGCCTGATCAGAGAACTCTTTGTATCAGATTCTAGGCTGACTTCTGCGAAATTAGAAGCAGAAACTCTGCAGTGCGTGGAAATTAGTGAACTTGATGTTCAATGGGTGCAAGTTTTGGCAGAAGGATGGGCGACACCATTAACAGGTTTCATGAGAGAGCATCAGTATCTCCAG gCTCAACATCTACGATGTCTACTTATAGACGGCAAAGAAGTAAATCAATCAGTGCCAATCGTCCTCGCGATAAGTACAGCAGATAAAAATCGTCTAGAAAACTCTTCCGCAGTGGCTCTAAgacataaagataaaattctagCAATTTTACGAAGACCAGAATTCTATTATCATCGAAAAGAAGAACGTTGCAGTTGGCAGTTTGGAACTAATAACTTGGAACATCCTTATGTGAAGATTATTTATGATTCTGGAGATTGGTTGATGGGTGGCGATCTTGAAGTTTTGGAGAAAATCAAATGGCACGACGGACTTGATAAATATCGACTTACACCGAACGAAATCCGTGTCAGATGCCAGAAAATGAAGGCCGATGCTCTATTTGCTTTCCAATTGAGAAATCCTATTCACAATGGACATGCATTGCTCATGCAG gATACAAGGAAACGATTACTTGAGGAGCGAGGTTTCAAAAACCCTGTGTTGCTGTTGCATCCATTGGGTGGCTGGACAAAAGATGACGATGTACCCCTAACTATTAGGATGCTACAGCATAAAGCTATTCTAGATGAAGGCATATTGGATGCTAAATCCACGCTGCTGGCCATCTTTCCCAGCCCGATGAT GTGCAATGGCATGCAAAAGCCAGAATGA
- the Papss gene encoding bifunctional 3'-phosphoadenosine 5'-phosphosulfate synthase isoform X1, with the protein MSSSYEDVISPPNKKFMTTCANVSEQAHHVSRAKRGQAIGNIRGFRGCTVWLTGLSGAGKTSISFQVEAILVNHGIPAYGLDGDNVRSGLNCNLTFSKQDRKENIRRVAEVAKLFADSGQICLCSFVSPFEEDRQMAKQVHRDADLPFFEVFVDTPLQVCEARDTKGLYKKARQGAIKGFTGIDQMYERPTNPDLIVKTENCTPEESALTVIEFLKKHHIIPQFEKPTSLIRELFVSDSRLTSAKLEAETLQCVEISELDVQWVQVLAEGWATPLTGFMREHQYLQAQHLRCLLIDGKEVNQSVPIVLAISTADKNRLENSSAVALRHKDKILAILRRPEFYYHRKEERCSWQFGTNNLEHPYVKIIYDSGDWLMGGDLEVLEKIKWHDGLDKYRLTPNEIRVRCQKMKADALFAFQLRNPIHNGHALLMQDTRKRLLEERGFKNPVLLLHPLGGWTKDDDVPLTIRMLQHKAILDEGILDAKSTLLAIFPSPMMYAGPIEVQWHAKARMNAGANFYIVGRDPAGIMHPNKNATPDGNLYDPTHGAKVLSIARGLHNLEIIPFKMAAYDTRNGKMTFFEPERKQDFEFISGTKMRDSNILNLTYCTFRKKSDTSQNFSNFVLYDCVLNTSAFR; encoded by the exons ATGTCATCGAGCTATGAAGATGTTATATCACCgccgaataaaaaatttatgacg acTTGTGCTAATGTGTCAGAGCAAGCGCATCATGTATCAAGAGCAAAACGAGGACAAGCAATTGGCAATATTCGTGGCTTTCGAGGTTGCACAGTATGGTTGACCGGACTCTCAGGTGCTGGCAAGACGTCTATTTCGTTTCAGGTGGAAGCTATTTTAGTGAATCACGGTATTCCTGCATATGGCCTAGACGGCGACAACGTTAGAAGCGGTCTGAACTGCAATCTGACTTTTAGCAAACAagatagaaaagaaaacattagAAGAGTAGCTGAAGTGGCAAAACTTTTTGCCGATAGCGGACAGATTTGTCTCTGTAGCTTTGTATCGCCTTTCGAAGAAGATAGACAGATGGCGAAGCAAGTTCATAGAGATGCTGACTTGCCTTTCTTTGAAGTATTCGTAGATACACCTTTGCAAGTTTGTGAAGCTCGTGACACTAAAGGGCTGTACAAAAAAGCCCGACAAGGCGCCATTAAAGGCTTCACCGGTATTGATCAAATGTACGAGAGACCCACAAATCCTGATTTAATTGTCAAGACTGAAAATTGTACTCCTGAAGAATCCGCTTTAActgttattgaatttttaaaaaaacatcacATCATTCCACAATTTGAAAAACCTACGAGCCTGATCAGAGAACTCTTTGTATCAGATTCTAGGCTGACTTCTGCGAAATTAGAAGCAGAAACTCTGCAGTGCGTGGAAATTAGTGAACTTGATGTTCAATGGGTGCAAGTTTTGGCAGAAGGATGGGCGACACCATTAACAGGTTTCATGAGAGAGCATCAGTATCTCCAG gCTCAACATCTACGATGTCTACTTATAGACGGCAAAGAAGTAAATCAATCAGTGCCAATCGTCCTCGCGATAAGTACAGCAGATAAAAATCGTCTAGAAAACTCTTCCGCAGTGGCTCTAAgacataaagataaaattctagCAATTTTACGAAGACCAGAATTCTATTATCATCGAAAAGAAGAACGTTGCAGTTGGCAGTTTGGAACTAATAACTTGGAACATCCTTATGTGAAGATTATTTATGATTCTGGAGATTGGTTGATGGGTGGCGATCTTGAAGTTTTGGAGAAAATCAAATGGCACGACGGACTTGATAAATATCGACTTACACCGAACGAAATCCGTGTCAGATGCCAGAAAATGAAGGCCGATGCTCTATTTGCTTTCCAATTGAGAAATCCTATTCACAATGGACATGCATTGCTCATGCAG gATACAAGGAAACGATTACTTGAGGAGCGAGGTTTCAAAAACCCTGTGTTGCTGTTGCATCCATTGGGTGGCTGGACAAAAGATGACGATGTACCCCTAACTATTAGGATGCTACAGCATAAAGCTATTCTAGATGAAGGCATATTGGATGCTAAATCCACGCTGCTGGCCATCTTTCCCAGCCCGATGATGTATGCTGGACCAATCGAG GTGCAATGGCATGCAAAAGCCAGAATGAACGCTGGCGCCAACTTTTACATTGTAGGCAGAGATCCTGCAGGTATCATGCACCCCAACAAAAATGCCACACCCGATGGCAATCTATATGATCCCACTCATGGTGCCAAGGTGCTCTCCATAGCTCGAGGTCTTCATAATCTCGAAATAATCCCATTCAAGATGGCCGCTTACGATACACGGAATGGCAAGATGACGTTTTTTGAACCTGAACGAAAACAAGATTTCGAATTTATTTCGGGGACAAAAATGCGCG ACTCGAACATCTTGAATTTGACATATTGTACATTCCGCAAGAAAAGTGACACaagtcaaaatttttcgaattttgttttatatgatTGTGTTCTAAATACATCGGCTTTCAGGTAA
- the Papss gene encoding bifunctional 3'-phosphoadenosine 5'-phosphosulfate synthase isoform X2 → MSSSYEDVISPPNKKFMTTCANVSEQAHHVSRAKRGQAIGNIRGFRGCTVWLTGLSGAGKTSISFQVEAILVNHGIPAYGLDGDNVRSGLNCNLTFSKQDRKENIRRVAEVAKLFADSGQICLCSFVSPFEEDRQMAKQVHRDADLPFFEVFVDTPLQVCEARDTKGLYKKARQGAIKGFTGIDQMYERPTNPDLIVKTENCTPEESALTVIEFLKKHHIIPQFEKPTSLIRELFVSDSRLTSAKLEAETLQCVEISELDVQWVQVLAEGWATPLTGFMREHQYLQAQHLRCLLIDGKEVNQSVPIVLAISTADKNRLENSSAVALRHKDKILAILRRPEFYYHRKEERCSWQFGTNNLEHPYVKIIYDSGDWLMGGDLEVLEKIKWHDGLDKYRLTPNEIRVRCQKMKADALFAFQLRNPIHNGHALLMQDTRKRLLEERGFKNPVLLLHPLGGWTKDDDVPLTIRMLQHKAILDEGILDAKSTLLAIFPSPMMYAGPIEVQWHAKARMNAGANFYIVGRDPAGIMHPNKNATPDGNLYDPTHGAKVLSIARGLHNLEIIPFKMAAYDTRNGKMTFFEPERKQDFEFISGTKMRELAKTGQNPPDGFMASKAWQVLVQYYQNLDKE, encoded by the exons ATGTCATCGAGCTATGAAGATGTTATATCACCgccgaataaaaaatttatgacg acTTGTGCTAATGTGTCAGAGCAAGCGCATCATGTATCAAGAGCAAAACGAGGACAAGCAATTGGCAATATTCGTGGCTTTCGAGGTTGCACAGTATGGTTGACCGGACTCTCAGGTGCTGGCAAGACGTCTATTTCGTTTCAGGTGGAAGCTATTTTAGTGAATCACGGTATTCCTGCATATGGCCTAGACGGCGACAACGTTAGAAGCGGTCTGAACTGCAATCTGACTTTTAGCAAACAagatagaaaagaaaacattagAAGAGTAGCTGAAGTGGCAAAACTTTTTGCCGATAGCGGACAGATTTGTCTCTGTAGCTTTGTATCGCCTTTCGAAGAAGATAGACAGATGGCGAAGCAAGTTCATAGAGATGCTGACTTGCCTTTCTTTGAAGTATTCGTAGATACACCTTTGCAAGTTTGTGAAGCTCGTGACACTAAAGGGCTGTACAAAAAAGCCCGACAAGGCGCCATTAAAGGCTTCACCGGTATTGATCAAATGTACGAGAGACCCACAAATCCTGATTTAATTGTCAAGACTGAAAATTGTACTCCTGAAGAATCCGCTTTAActgttattgaatttttaaaaaaacatcacATCATTCCACAATTTGAAAAACCTACGAGCCTGATCAGAGAACTCTTTGTATCAGATTCTAGGCTGACTTCTGCGAAATTAGAAGCAGAAACTCTGCAGTGCGTGGAAATTAGTGAACTTGATGTTCAATGGGTGCAAGTTTTGGCAGAAGGATGGGCGACACCATTAACAGGTTTCATGAGAGAGCATCAGTATCTCCAG gCTCAACATCTACGATGTCTACTTATAGACGGCAAAGAAGTAAATCAATCAGTGCCAATCGTCCTCGCGATAAGTACAGCAGATAAAAATCGTCTAGAAAACTCTTCCGCAGTGGCTCTAAgacataaagataaaattctagCAATTTTACGAAGACCAGAATTCTATTATCATCGAAAAGAAGAACGTTGCAGTTGGCAGTTTGGAACTAATAACTTGGAACATCCTTATGTGAAGATTATTTATGATTCTGGAGATTGGTTGATGGGTGGCGATCTTGAAGTTTTGGAGAAAATCAAATGGCACGACGGACTTGATAAATATCGACTTACACCGAACGAAATCCGTGTCAGATGCCAGAAAATGAAGGCCGATGCTCTATTTGCTTTCCAATTGAGAAATCCTATTCACAATGGACATGCATTGCTCATGCAG gATACAAGGAAACGATTACTTGAGGAGCGAGGTTTCAAAAACCCTGTGTTGCTGTTGCATCCATTGGGTGGCTGGACAAAAGATGACGATGTACCCCTAACTATTAGGATGCTACAGCATAAAGCTATTCTAGATGAAGGCATATTGGATGCTAAATCCACGCTGCTGGCCATCTTTCCCAGCCCGATGATGTATGCTGGACCAATCGAG GTGCAATGGCATGCAAAAGCCAGAATGAACGCTGGCGCCAACTTTTACATTGTAGGCAGAGATCCTGCAGGTATCATGCACCCCAACAAAAATGCCACACCCGATGGCAATCTATATGATCCCACTCATGGTGCCAAGGTGCTCTCCATAGCTCGAGGTCTTCATAATCTCGAAATAATCCCATTCAAGATGGCCGCTTACGATACACGGAATGGCAAGATGACGTTTTTTGAACCTGAACGAAAACAAGATTTCGAATTTATTTCGGGGACAAAAATGCGCG